The Syntrophorhabdus sp. genomic sequence GAAGGTGATCGGCGGTTTCCTTCACCCCACGGGAAGATCATGATCGGAATAGGGATAATAGGACTGGGAACAGTGGGAACCGGCACATACCGGATCCTGACGGAACACGCCGCGCTCATTCGCAGGAGGACAGGCCTTGACCTTCGCGTCGTCAGGGTTGCCGAGGTGGATGTCCGCAAACTGAAAGGGAAGGGCCTGCCCCGGAATATCGTGACCTCCGACGCCATGGAGCTCATCAGGGACGACAGGGTCGACATCGTTGTGGAGCTCATCGGCGGCATGCGTCCCGCCAGCGATCTCATCAGCGCGGCGCTCACCCTCGGCAAGCAGGTCGTGACGGCAAACAAGGCCCTCCTGGCCGAGCGGGGGGATGAGCTTTTCCGTCTCGCGGCGAAGAGAGGAAGCGAGATCGGGTTCGAGGCGTCCGTGTGCGGAGGCATCCCGGTCATCCGGGCGGTCCGCGACGGACTCGTCGGCAACGAGTTCAGCTACATCCTGGGGATCCTCAACGGGACGAGCAACTACATCCTCTCGCGGATGACCGACGAAGGGATATCCTTCGCCGAGGCCCTCAAGGACGCCCAGCGGAAGGGTTACGCCGAAAAGGACCCGACCTTCGACGTCGAGGGGATAGACGCGGCGCACAAGCTTTCCCTCCTCGTGAGGCTCGCCTTCGCGTCGCCCGTGACCATGGACAGGATCACGACGCGGGGCATCGCCAAGATAGACCCCGT encodes the following:
- a CDS encoding homoserine dehydrogenase, producing the protein MIGIGIIGLGTVGTGTYRILTEHAALIRRRTGLDLRVVRVAEVDVRKLKGKGLPRNIVTSDAMELIRDDRVDIVVELIGGMRPASDLISAALTLGKQVVTANKALLAERGDELFRLAAKRGSEIGFEASVCGGIPVIRAVRDGLVGNEFSYILGILNGTSNYILSRMTDEGISFAEALKDAQRKGYAEKDPTFDVEGIDAAHKLSLLVRLAFASPVTMDRITTRGIAKIDPVDIGFARDFGYKIKLLAIAKRRGPGVEVRVEPAMLPVNHPMSSVNGVYNAVYIVGDMTGPNLFYGKGAGSEPTGSAVVSDIVDIAKRISGAGGPGTRPLAVAGRFKEGRASSVPYYLRVMAKDMPGVLSKISGILSKYRISISAVTQQGRKLSGYVPVVMVTHDAAEEGLMKAKKEIDALSFTKGESVHIRIEEGSL